The Cynocephalus volans isolate mCynVol1 chromosome 12, mCynVol1.pri, whole genome shotgun sequence sequence GACAGAAGCAAAATCTCCTCACCGAACTCTGTGCTTCCAATCTCCCTCCTCAGAGTgaactgaagaaatatttaagtacTTGCATGTGCCAGGAGCCAAGGATTCAAAGGCATGAACTAGGCCTCCTGCCCTTGGAGTTCTCTGCAGTGGGACAGCAGGCAGGGTAACAAATTCAGTTGCTGTGCTGTCATACGTGGGTTAGGATCTTGCACACTGTAGCTAGGTATTCTCAGTTCAAACCCCAGCTATGCCACTTACCAGTGGACCTGGGCAGGTTATTCaacccctgtgcctcagtttcttcatttttgaaatggGTAGAATAATAACATCTATCTCAAAATTGTGAAAAGTGagttaaatacatataaaatatgcagaacagtgcctggtacatggtcAGTTTTTGATACATGTTAGCTATTATAATTATCATTGCCTccagaaacaatttaaatgtctcAGATCAGGCTTTCCAGACTGCCATCATTGTCCTCCCTTCCAAATCCACATTCATCTCTTTTTAAGTCCAGTGCACAGCTTGAACCCACTGTCAAGCCTCACCTCCACTCCTTTGCTTCACATAATGTCCTAAATGGCTTCTATTTACTCATCTCTCTGCTCCACATGCTTTTTCACCAGGCATCTGCATGCTGTCCATTGGCacctgttttctgttgctggtGTCTCTGTCGTGCCTCTGGTGTCTGTCTCCTGCCCTTGTCTATCTTTGAAGAAAAGGAACAACTGGGAAACCTAGAAAATAACATGATTTCCCCTCCTTATCTCTCTAGAGAACCTACCCATCCATCCTGTTTGATGACAGCTTCTCTTCCTTTAACTAGTCAATGCAGCAAAAAAGCTTTAAATGTTTTAGTTATTAAAGACTTTACTCTATGTCAGGAGATATAACTTGGTGAGCCCTGGGTTTTGTAGGGCAAATCTCAGAAATGGGCAAGACAGCTCCTGAAATCCAATCATGGGGCATTGCACCTGCTGTGCATAGGGAGAGAGTATGTATGCTTAGTAGATTAGAAGGGCAAGGCAAGAATGGAAACTTACATACCTTTGTGATGGGGGTCATGAAATACTGCCAAGAAACACCAGGTAGCAGATGTGGGGTCCTATTTTCACAAAATCATGAACACTTAAAGAGAGATCTTGTCTGATAAAATGATTACCACACTAGCCAATCTTGCATGAACAGCAATTTTGAGAGCCCATCCTGGGAGCTAGGTGTGTAGTGTTTATCGTATTGTTGAGGCTCGTAAAAATCTTGTATGGCTGCAGGCAAGCCAAACCCTTAAAAGGCACCGCATCTCCGCTGACTCCAGAGGACCAAGCCCAAATTTCCTCCCTGTATATAAGGGGAAGTATCTGTGCTTGGGGTAGAGGAGTGTTtagctcctttcttctttctactttgctCCTACTTTTCTCTGAGTCAACATGAGTCGACAGTTTAGTTCCAGGTCTGGGTACCGGAGCGGAGGGGGCTTCAGCTCTGGCTCTGCTGGGATAGTCAGCTTCCAGCGCAGGACCACTGGCAGCTCCACACGCCGCAGCggaggaggtggtgggagattTTCAGGTGGATTCTGTGGTGGTGGAGGTGCTGGTGGCGGTTTTGGAAGTCGGAGTCTTGTTAACCTTGGTGGTAGTAAAAGCATCTCCATAAGTGTGGCTAGAGGAGGTGGACGTAGTGGCTTTGGTGGTGGTTATGGTGGTAGCGGCTTTGGTGGTGGCAGCTTTGGTGGTGGCGGTGGCTTTGGTGGCGGTggctttggtggtggttttggcagtggtggtggttttGGCAGTGGAGGTGGTTTTGGTGGAGGTGGTTTTGGGGGTGGTGGATATGGGGGTGGTTTTGGGCCTGTCTGCCCCCCTGGTGGCATACAGGAAGTCAGTATCAACCAGAGCCTTTTGCAACCCCTAAATGTGGAGATCGACCCTGAGatccaaaaaataaagtctcGAGAAAGGGAGCAAATCAAGTCACTCAACAACCAATTTGCCTCCTTCATTGACAAGGTGAGTTGATCTGCTCAGTGCACTGGAGAGTGGCTCCTGGTCCATTTGCGATTGGTGCAGCCAAGACATGTGTGGATTTGAACCTTGAGTTTTGTGTTTGGATgattaaaagcatattttatgGAGTGATCTTCTGGGAGTTATGTTAAAAGTGTGCTTGTGAATGTTGCTAATGACTGAACTCTCTCTTGGACAAAGGGGTCTGTGGTCTACATAAACATGGGTCAGTCTGAAATTACCTTTAAGTGTTTTTTATTCCGTTTTTTAGCTGTATTGGGActtacatttattgaatgaagaTAATAGAAATGGGGCTAACTGAACTTTCTAGGGTACAAATGAGAATCCTAGAAAGGTTTTCCTAATCATAAAAAGGGAGCTGAATATGAACAGAGAGCATTGTGATATTATAAGAAAAAGTATGTAGTAAATCAGTGCCAAGCATCTTTTGCTGTCAGAGGCGAGCTCTACCCTCTGAGAATTTTACATTGGTACTGtaatttcaaattcaattttGGATTTATCCAACATACTTTTGAACTGTGTATATGCCCAGGGAATGTAaaccaatttttataaaaaattagaagGCAAATCTCTTAAATATCATGTATCTATTTCCAAGCATAATTGCAATAATTTTGTATGTGCTTTGCTATTGGTATTTGTATAGCTACTCCCTTCCAAATCTGCTCTGAGTTGACAATGAGTTGGGTTTCATTATGAAGATGGAATTAAAGTTCTTTTCCAAGTGAAGCATGGGCCTTGCTCTGTGCTGGCACTTGGCACTCAGTGGCCATGGGACCTGATTTCAGCACCAGGAGTAATGGGGTCTTGTGTTCTTAGGTGAGGTTCCTGGAGCAGCAGAACCAGGTGTTGCAAACAAAATGGGAGCTGCTGCAGCAGATAGATACCACCACTAGAACCCACAATTTAGACCCCTACTTTGAGACACATATCAACAATCTTAGAAGGAAAGTGGACCAACTGAAGAGTGACCAATCTCGGATGGACACAGAACTAAAGAACATGCAAGACCTGGTGGAAGATTACAGGAACAAGTAAGAAAGTCCTGAATCTTGCTCTAAAAGATTTCCAGAAATTGATAAGTTAAGATAATGAAGCAGCATGTAGCTATGTCCTTTCTTAGGTTAGAAGAAAATCAATTTGGCATTTTTAGAAGCCTCCATAGTCTCAGAAGATGGAAATGGTCTAGTGATTTTCTTGTCTAGAAGAAAGAGGTGGCTGAGATGTCTCAGCCTAATAATTTAATAGAGAGATAATGACAGGCAATGCCACTTTTAGTCTAGAATGCTGGACTTCAGGCCTCACTGCCTTTGCATCTCCTAATCATTTATGCTTTCCTGCAGGTATGAGGATGAGATCAACAAGCGAACAAATGCAGAGAATGAATTTGTGACCATCAAGAAGGTGAGCAAACTTTGTAGGATAGAACTCACAtctgaaataaataatagaagagGGTCTCCAATTAGTAAGCAGAAAGAAACCATGATGTGGAGAACAAGGTAGTGGGCCTGATGAATACCTGgaacagaggtttttttttttaacattatcatGGACCTGGACTTATCTAGGCACTCAGCTTCTCAATATTTCCCAGCACCTTACATAGTAAGTGGGAGGCAAATTCTCAGAAAGGCAGGCCAGCTCCCTTGACTGGGGTGAGGCAATCTAGGAATTATGATCTATGTGGAGTAAAAAGGTGAGGAGTAGACCCCAAACTCCTCTTCTACTTGGAAAATCCACTCACAGCTAGTGAAAGGGACCTGCCTTAGAAAGAATATGGCTTCATGATGTCCTTTGTTCCTTTAGGATGTGGATGCTGCTTATATGAACAAGGTGGAGCTTCAGGCCAAAGCTGACAACCTGCAGCAGGATATTGATTTCTTCTCAACACTCTTCCAAGTGGTGAGTTTTCTAATTTCCACCAAGTTTACCTAAATGGAGGGCCTTCAAGCCTGAACCCACCACTGCCCAGAAGAATAGAGATGTATCTTCCATCTCCTGTTCCCTCCCTCtaagttgctttttgttttagcACTATTAGACTCACTGCACTATCATGTCTTGCAGGAGTTGTCTCAGATGCAGACTCAAATCAGCGAAACCAATGTTATCCTCTCCATGGACAACAACCGCAACCTTGACCTAGATAGCATCATTGCTGAGGTCAAGGCCCAGTATGAGGATATCACCCAGAGGAGCAAGGCTGAGGCTGAGACCTTGTACCAGACCAAGGTGAACGGCCTGAATGCGTGGCCAGTTTCTCTGAAATGTCTTGTCTTGCTATCCTGTGTTACCTATTCGTGTGCCTGAGTCATGCCCATGTCTAACTGATGTGATCCATGATTTTTAGTATGAAGAGCTGCAGATTACTGCTGGCAAACACGGTGACAGCGTGAAAAATTCAAAGATGGAGATTTCTGAGCTGAATCGGATGATCCAGAGACTTAGATCTGAAATTGACAGTGTTAAGAAGCAGGTACATACTTCCTTCTTCTAGCACTCAGCTGCATGGAATGGGGGTGGCCTTCAGGAAATGGGGGTGCTTTCCTAGTTTTGAATGTTGCAATCTATACTAAGGCTACATTATTATCCCCAGTTCCTTTGATGACTATGCTGGTTTCCAGAATTCAGCGGTCATGCTGGGTTCTCTTTAGGGCAACTTGTGAAAATGGCCTAGTAGAGAAAGATGCAGTGATCAGAATGAGTGACC is a genomic window containing:
- the LOC134391882 gene encoding keratin, type II cytoskeletal 1-like: MSRQFSSRSGYRSGGGFSSGSAGIVSFQRRTTGSSTRRSGGGGGRFSGGFCGGGGAGGGFGSRSLVNLGGSKSISISVARGGGRSGFGGGYGGSGFGGGSFGGGGGFGGGGFGGGFGSGGGFGSGGGFGGGGFGGGGYGGGFGPVCPPGGIQEVSINQSLLQPLNVEIDPEIQKIKSREREQIKSLNNQFASFIDKVRFLEQQNQVLQTKWELLQQIDTTTRTHNLDPYFETHINNLRRKVDQLKSDQSRMDTELKNMQDLVEDYRNKYEDEINKRTNAENEFVTIKKDVDAAYMNKVELQAKADNLQQDIDFFSTLFQVELSQMQTQISETNVILSMDNNRNLDLDSIIAEVKAQYEDITQRSKAEAETLYQTKYEELQITAGKHGDSVKNSKMEISELNRMIQRLRSEIDSVKKQISGLQQSISDAEQRGENALKDAQNKLNELEEALQQSKEDLARLLRDYQELMNTKLALDMEIATYRTLLEGEESRMSGECAPNVSVSVSTSHTTISGGGGRGGGGFGSGGGGGSGSYGSGGGSYGSGGGGGGSYGSGGGGGGRGSYSSGGSIGGHRGGSGGGGGSSGGSSGGRGSSSGGAKISGGSSSVKFVSSSYPRGSR